TTGTTTTGTTTCCATTCATAATACAAACGGAGACTTAAGAGGTTGCATAGGCACTCTTGAACCCATAGAAGAAAACCTGCATTTAGAAATAATCCGAAACAGCATTGCAGCCGCAACAAGGGATAGCAGGTTTATTGAAATATCAAAACAAGAAGTTGAAAATATTGAAGTTTCTGTTGACGTACTTTCCTTAGCTGAAAAATATGAAGGCAAAATAAATTGGGATACAAAAAAATATGGTCTTATAGCTTCCGATATATATGGAAGAAAAGCCATTTTACTTCCTAACATTTCAGGAATCGATACAGCAAGAGAACAGCTTAAAAT
This genomic window from Bacteroidota bacterium contains:
- the amrA gene encoding AmmeMemoRadiSam system protein A, which gives rise to MYQPKTKYAQLALDSIIAEFTKGNTDEIESKTPDNELLVKRACFVSIHNTNGDLRGCIGTLEPIEENLHLEIIRNSIAAATRDSRFIEISKQEVENIEVSVDVLSLAEKYEGKINWDTKKYGLIASDIYGRKAILLPNISGIDTAREQLKIVKRKAGIFQKSNQGLKYFLFTATRYH